The Saimiri boliviensis isolate mSaiBol1 chromosome 10, mSaiBol1.pri, whole genome shotgun sequence genomic sequence CACGTGAGCGTCACTGGCCATGTCCTCAGGCCAGAGTCTCTGAGTGGATTTGAAGCCTGTTTTAGAGCACGCTGTACTCGGGCTTTCAGAAGCCTGCCAGACAGGATCCGGCAATTTCCTTCTCGATTCCACACAACCACTCTTCAGAAGGAAGTCAGAGTCCTCAAGGACCCCACTCACGATGCAGCTGCTAAGCCCCGACATTGCCTGTTATCCCCCTGGACTGCCCCAGCTGCCATCAATAATCGCCAGGCTTGACGGAGATGAAGGTCTGTGTTCAAGAGACCTCCCCTTTTGGCAACATGACTTCTGCAGACCCTGGCAAGTCCATTCCTCAGTGATGGGAACTGGCTCACTGACCACACACGGAGCAATTTCAGGGAATAAAGGTGACCTGCTCCTTAGCAAGAGGCTCCCAtaggctcagcctccagagaatgAGGCCAACAGCTGCCACCAGAGTCACCTCAGGAGCAGGTCCCATAGACTCCCACAGGGTATCCTCTGCCGAAGATAAAGGTCGTTACCCTCCAGCAGCTGCCCTCAGTACAAACCCAGTGTACTCCCAGGTTTAGTTTGCTGAGTAGTCAAGAGTGAGGTGAAAAAAGTATTCGCACTTCCACTGACCTCTACAGCTCACAGAAGCGCCTCTGCTAAGGCCGCTACACAAACGGCAGCTGCCCTGTTCCGTGTTGTGTTTTAAATATGGACAGCCTCCCCCTTTCCCTGCAGGGCAGAAGCTGCAGCTCCCTTCCCACTGTCTCGCAGAGCCTTGCACGGGCCCAGTGCAGAGTGGTTCTGGAATCAGAACGGGCTGGAGGGGGCAGGCTACACAGAGGCCCCATGAGAGAAGCCATCAGTGACTTAAACAATTGCATTTGCAGAGAccttcatccccaaaccatcccctcctccctccccagatcGGGCCCTGCTCACACATTCAGTCCCACCTGTGACCCGTACTCCCTGGGCTCCACCCATGCCCTGTTCTTGCACATCACTGGGCTTTTGCTCATGACACCCTTCTCCTGCAGTGGGAAACTCCTACTCACCCTTCAAGACCCAATTTAAAAACCCTCTCCATCAACCATCAACCTTCCTCAAAGTTCCCAGAAGAACCTCCCTCTCAGCTGCCTCACTCACTGTGCACACTGCACTTGGGCCTTGCATAGCTGCCTCTCCCACAAGTGAGGGAACCCTTGGGGCTCAGGCTGTGCCCAGTATGTCTCTGTGATCTTCAGAGCTCTCAACACCGTGGTGCAAAAGCCTTGGCTGATTGAAATGATTAAAGACACACCCCAGCCACAACAGTCCCCATGAGTTGCCGGCATTCACTCTCCTCGCTTACAAGTAGTAATGtttccatctgacaaaggccgtGGACCCTGGCAAACGTGTACAATCCGCACAGGCTCAGCCAGCATCTGGCCGCAATTGCCAACACTTTgtacacacagtcacacacacacacttatgaacatacactcacatacacacacacacactcatgaacatatgctcacacatacacacaaatatacacattcaaatgcatacacacacatactcatggCGGCTGCTTCCTATGAGCAGTCAGTCATTCCCGCATGAATTCTCATCACCTAGGACAGCCAGTCCAGGCCTGAAGCTGAGCCATCGGGGGCCTTACAGGGCTAAGGGTTGATTCCTTCTTCAAGGGGTGAAGGAGGTGGGGTCTTCTCGGCATGTCCAgaaagggggacctgtgggccATCAGCTGGTTTTGCCCAGAGAACAGACTCAGGGGTGAGTCCTTGACCCCCATGAGGCCGGGCTGTGGCTGCACTCCACTACAATCACCGTGATGACCCGAGTACCGAGGCTGCACCAGACTGAGCACTCAGGCCAGTCACCTATTAGAGGACCCTGGCCGCCTCCTGCATGCCCGATACTTGCCATGGTCAGGAGGGGACCCGCTCTGGCCAGAGGAAACCCATGCAGGTCCAGGGTCCAGAGGGGCTCCTCAAGGCAGTTGTCATCTCTCAGGGCTGTAGTCAGACCACTCGTCAGCAAGTCCTCTCACAttcctgagcctcaatttccacatctgcaaaatgggacaTTAATAATGATTGGGTAAACTGATCAAACGCAAGAGATTTTTAGATAAAGAAGCTTCTAGAATACACGCGCTATCCCTGCCTCCAACACACACTCTCACATGTACACACCAACACACatcctcacacacacatacacatacatccacccacacacacacatacatagacatacatacacccacacacacacatacatccacacacctacccacacacatacacatacacacatacacacacctacccacacatacacatacacccacacacacacatacaaccacccacacacacatacacccacacacacatacacacacacacatacacacctacacacacacacgacctcccacacacacacacccctacacacacacacatacacctacccacacacacacacatacacacatacgacctcacacacacacacacacaaacacatacacactcacaagCACATTGCCTTTATGGGCCTGACgccctagaccaggcgtccccagactttctacacagggggccagttcactgtccctcagaccgttggagggcagccacatactgtgctcctctcactgaccaccaatgaaagaggtgccccttcctgaagtgcggcggggggccggataaatggcttcagggggccacacgcggcccgcgggccgtagtctggggacgcctgccctagacccTTGGTGCCCTCGGTGCCCTGGAGAAAACACATGAAGAAGtaagaatatgaaaaaagatTCAAATAGGAAACACTAGTAGATATCCTCTTGCTCCCTGAATAATTACTTCTCTTTCGCCTGATCAAGGCTGAGTAAATGATGTCCCTTCCTGCCTTGTGAGCCTCTCCAGGGTGATGAGGATAGGCCTGCTGGGTCCCTAGCCAGCTCCTCAATCTGCCCACACAGCAGTGTAGCCGCACCCACTGGCCCTGTCCCTGGTGAGGGAGCTCGAAGCTCCTGTCAGGTTTGGAGTTTGCATCGCAGAAAAACCCCAGCTGTCGCCAGAGTGCACGCAGCAAGAGCTTAGTGATGCGTTACCTTACCTGGAGCCCTgggacctcccagcctccaggatgCCCCTCATTGgaccctcaccccatccccaggAATCCAAACCCTCACGGGAATCCCACTGGGTCCCCAGGACCCCTATCCCCAGGGAGGAGGCAACAGATGAGAAGATAGTGCCTAATAGCACTGTGCCTGGTAGTAGATCAGAAGACTTGGGAGGAGGCAGACCATGACTCCAGGCTCACTCCCTACTAGGAGCAGCTTCCAGAGTTTTGGCTTCCAGGGGATCCAGAAGGTGGCTGCAGGTGTCCCAGCCCCTTGTTGGGGGGTTCCATCAGCATATTTCAAGCTTTGCTTCAGGGATGCACAACCAGGAGGGCCTAACCCAAGCCAAGGGGCAGGGCTGCACCCTACCACAGCAGCCTGCCCCCTCCAAGACCCATTGAACACAGAGCCACCACCTCAAACATCTGATTGTGTGCAGGCCGGATGGCCTGACACCTGAAGGCACACTGACCTCCCTGGCCCCACACGGGCATCTAGTCGGGCAGACGGTGTCCCATCTCAGAGATGGCTGGCCAAGGCTCGGGTGGTGGGGATTACGACCTTTCACGCCTAGCCGACGCTGCCCTAGCAACATGGAGTCGACTCAGATTCTATCCCCTACACCGTGCCCTGCATAGCGGCAGGCTCAGGCCACCCACCCAGACCTCCGGTCCAGTCCAGTGGCATCCACCATGCAGGTCCCCAGTGCCAGAACTTCCCTGCCTGGGCATCGAGGTGGAGCTTGGCCTCTAAAGGCGAAGGAACTACCAGGGTCGTGCCCGCCTCCACTCACAGCAAGAACACGCTGGATCCAACAGCCCACATGCGAAAGATGCAGGCCCACAGACCTGGAGCCTGGACAAGAGCCTGGCCAGAGGCCTGGAGATAAAGCCCCTCCACAAGCTTTAGGGGCCTCCAGGACCAGCATCTGCCCCCAGCCAGACCTGGCCAGGGCCTCTCGGTCCCCAGAAAACCCAGGCGGGAGTCCTAGCAAGCCCAAGGCATCCCCAAAGGgaaaatggagaagagagaaatctTCCCCTTCATCCTCAAACTGCAGGGTCAGGGGTGGGAAGTGCCCAGGGGGCTGGGAGCAGCTGGGCAAGTCCCTCCTGCAGTCAGGCCCTCTCCGATTGTAACACTCTCTGAGCCCCCCGAGTGCTGACATTCTGAGATTCTGGAACCTCAGTTGTTCTCTATCTGTACAATATATACAGGGGACCCATCAGTCCCAAGAGACCCACCATCTCTCTGAATAAcgtgaaataaaacaggaaattcCAGAAGTAAGGTGACTTTACTCAGATAAAACACAGAGGGTGGCAGATAGAGGCCGCAAGCTCATGGGATGCCATTCCAAAGGGCCCCTCACCCACAAGGGAGCCCCTGTGGCAAAGAGGCCCAGGCACCATCCACGCAACTAACTCTGGTGAGGGGCTTGGACCCACCCCCACTCCAGCCTCTGGTCATGCACACAGCCCATAGTGGGCACAGCATCATGATGGAACAGACTCTGCAGGCCACGTGTGGCTCCGGGGAACCCCCGGCCCggccctcctcctcccagcctttCCAATTGTCTGCTCACCAGGAGGGCTCGGAGTTCACAGCACAGAACGTCTTCCAAGAGCCCCTGCCTGTCTTTCTGCCTAGGTGtaggcaggggctggggctggggctgggtcaggagccaaggcaggagcCAGAGACAGGGTCAAGCGAGGAGACCTAGTCTAAGCAGGGCCCAGACTGGGGCTAAAGCTAGGCTGGATTCTGTGCTAAGAAATGGCATAGAAACCTCCAGGCAGAGGCTCCAGCCCAGCCTGCGGAGCACAGGATGTAGCAGGTGGTTTCTGTGCCCAACATACAAGCTCTGGCCTTATATTTTCCTTCACTGGCCCTAGAACAAGCAAAGAGCTTGGGCAGACAGCCTGAGCCCCAGCCAGGAAGCAGGCTGGCCTTGAGGGAGCAGGTCAGCCCAGGAAGGGAGGGGTCTGCCCACGACTAGGTGAGGTGTGGCCACAGTGGCTGGGCATTGGTGGCATCCAGCCGCTCTCCCGTCCCAGGGAGCTTTCTTCCAGCCTGCCAGGTGTGACCCCTCGGTCTCACCCAGACCCTCACAGCAGCGTGTCGGTGCGTTTGCTGCGCCACACCACCAGGCCAGCCATGGCGACAGTCAGAACGACGGGGATAACGATCAGTGGGATGAGAATCTCGTCTGGGGGGTCCTCCAAGCGGACCCTGTCCATGGTGCAGTTGGAGAAGAACTGCCTGTGGATGCTGGTGATAAAGCCCTGGGCCAGGGGGTTGGGCCAGTAGCAGCCCACGACGTTGGCCTCCATCTCGGTGCAGTTGGTGAAACTCTCATAGTACCTGCAAAAGCAGAGGGGATGACAGTCAGGCTCTCACCATTCCCTCTCACCCCTGCCCTGACCCTGAGACCAGGAAGATGGGTGGGGTGGTTTGGGTCCCATCCCACTTGGCCACCTACTCACAGCCCAGCCTTGAAAAAGCCCTGTCCTGGCCACAGGGTCATCTACGCCCATGACCCACTCACTCCCTCTGTCCCCTGCCCACATTTGCATCACGCTGGCCATGACTTGCTGCCTTTGACGCCATGAGCTCCCAGGATCCAGGGTCTCTGCCCAGCTCTCCCAGACCTCCCAGCACTACCGAGGGCTGCCCAGAGGGCCAAAGGGTGCCTGGGTAACAGCCTCTTGGACCTGCAAGGCCTTCATCATCCAGGATACCCTAAAGGCCCGAGGCGCAGGTCCACAGAACTGGAGCCTGGACAAGGGGAGGAGAGGCTGTCTGAGGCCAGCGGCCCGCCACCTCCCACAAGGCAGCCTGCCCTCGGGTGCCAGACGGCGGACAAGTGGAAGTCAGACCTGTGAGCTCCAGTCCCTTGCCTCTCTATCTCCTGCTCAGAAGTTGCCCCCTTCGGCCCCATGGAGTCCCCTCCTGTGGATCCCCTGTCCATGAGATCTGAGATGAGAAGGGCactcagcaaaccaccatgatgTTCCATGTTAGCCCAGCATAGGCTCTGGACAGTCCTCATGCTGACCAAGGGCTACAGCCGTCAGGACCCAGAGGTTAACTCGGCATCAAGGACTTCCCAACCACCACCTGGTCCAACGGGCAGCCTGTGGAGGTGATGACCGCCCTGTCACTGGGGTTTGCAAGGCCTAGAGTGGCAGCCGCTCATCCAGAATGTTCTAGACAAAGCTGGATGGACTCCCACCCAGATGCCACCCACTCTGTCCAGGGCCAGCACTTCCCCATGTCTGTGCTGCATGAGGACAGATGCAGGAGGGTGAGGGGTCCCCATGGCAAAGTAGCTCATCTCGTCCTTCCTGTGCTGTCCCAGGAGGGAGCCACTGATCTGGCTCATCAACAGGAAAGAGCTGTTTCCTGCATGGAACATCATCTGGGCCTAGATTTCCCAAAGCATCAGGAAGGGAGGGGAACAGGGAATTCTGAACCACTCCACCCAGGGTTCTCCTGGTCTTCCTGACCCGTGCCCCGGACAGGGTCAGGGGAGCCAGCTCCTGACTGATCCAAGGCTGGCTCTCAGCACCAACTCTGGAATGCAGATCAGACATACACCTGTGCCTTTCCAGGTAGTGCCAGCAGAGAACAGCCAGAGCAAAAGGAAGAGCCTCATATCCAACTACAGAGCTGTTGGCTCTCCTGGGCCTCAGCCAGATGCAGTCCCTGGGGCATGCCCAGGCTTTAGAGGCACCTCAGCAGCTAGATCCATGGACCTCACTCCCCTGACCTGCTTCTCCCACAGGGCCCCAGATTCAGTGGTTGCTGCCAACCCCAacccccccctccctcccccgccaGCTGATCCAGGAGCTGGGGAGCCATCTAACAACACCCTGCAACAGGCTTCACCTTCAGAATTTCCCAGCATCTATGTGTGATGAGAATCATGTGCAGTAACCTCTGTGCCTCCAAAGTCATTCCACTGAACTGCTACCCAGGAATGCCACCCCCAACAACCATCTCCAGGGCTGAAACAAGCCAGACAGACCCTGGAGAAGACCTGTCCGTGGACAGCAAGCCTACAGGGCAAGAGGAGTGATGTGCAGCCCCGGAACTGTCCCAACAGGAGGTAAGACAGGGCTGAAAGCCCCTGCTGTTCCCAAACCCCACTCACAGCCAGAGCTGGGCCACGTGGAGAACCCCATAGGGCAGAGGTAATCCCAGACGACAGCATGGACAGTGGCTTCAGGTGCAGGGTGCAGAGCCAACGTAACAGGGACCCTCCAGCTCCAGCTCAGCCACCCACCATCTCTGTGATGTGGGCCAGGTCATTTATCCTCCCtgggccacagtttcctcatctgtaagtggGTTTAGTAACacttagccaatcaggtttttgAGAGAACCAAATGAGTTGAGGTCTGTGTGTCCCAgcaagtgcctggcacagagcaggtctTGGGGTGAGCCCATCCCAGCTGTTAGGTTTTGGGCAGAGCTGAGCACAGAACCCATCTCTGTGGATCCACAGAATCTCCATTTTTGTCACCTGCAAAAATGCCCACACTCAGTGCTTCTCTAGAAAACCAGGAACAAATTATGGTTTATTCATCCCCTGGATAATCTGGGGCCTCCCCACTCCCCCTTCAGTCCTGCTCTCCAGAGCACCTCCCCTAAAGAAGACAGCCCAGGATGGGAAGGAGAGGGGCCCAGCAGGTTGGAAGCCGGGCAAATCCCCCAGTCAGACTCCCTCTCCCCCTACCCACTTCTGGGGACTTTGCCCGCCTTGCTTTACATTTCACCACCTGAGAGTGTGTTCTCAGGCAATCGTGCTGCTTTTGGAAATCCCACAGCAATGCTCCTTAACTGAGCACAGGAGGAGCCCACTGCTGCTGTTGGAGGGAGGTTCCCAGGAGAAGACACGCTTTTGTTGCTCCCAAGGGACAATGAGACCCCTCCCCAGGGAAAGCCACAGGCAGGCCATGGGCGAGTTTGGGGAATAGGGTCTTCCCAGCCATGACTCCTGATGGGGCCATTATGTGAACCAGTCCTACTGAAGGGAACAAACCACTTCTTTAAACTCACCAAGAcccaggccgggctcggtggctcacgcccgtaatcccagcactttgggaggctgaagcgggtggatcacgaggtcaagagatcgagaccatcctggtcaacatggtgaaaccccgtcgctactaaaaatacaaaaacttagctgggcctggtggcgtgtgtctgtaatcccagctactcaggaggctgaggcaggagaattgcctgagcccaggaggcggaggttgcggtgagccgagatcgcgccattgcactccagcctgggtaacaagagcgaaactccatctcaaaaaaaaaaaaactcaccaagATCCACCCTGCTTCAGCGGGGACGAAAGCAGAACAAACATTCAGGGGAAAGAGGGGTGTCCTTCATTCTCAATAGAGCTGGGCTGCAGGGCACGGGCAGGCAGTCATCTTGTCAGATAAGCATCAGGTGCCCTCCACGTGGGCCAGGCCTCCTCCCCctggtgcatgctgccatgctgGGCCACCACTCTCCGTGGGGCTCccctctcctgccttggctctgCTCCCCAAATCTCACAGCTTCCTTCGTCGTGGTTTGTGCCGTACCTCGGCGCACAGCCGCCAGAGCTTGAGAAAGGTGTGTGGGAGTCAGATGCTGAGGTGCCACACGTCTGACGGTGTTTGCATTTCTCCCTATTTAGTGCACAGATTGTCGGGAAATCGCCCACTAGTTGAGAAACCACAGTCCACTGAAATTCTCAAATCCTTGAATCCCCTGGTCCTCGGTTTCCAGGGCTGCCGTGGGGGAGCCTGCAGGCCTCTGATCCCCTCATCTCCAATGTGGagctcatttttttcctccctctgaaTAAGTACAGAAGTTTTCCTTTGTTTCCCCAGCTCTGATAGCTGTTTGCCTTCTGAAGATACTGGTAGCGACATTTGCAGTTTTCTTCTTCATGCGTGGTCCCCAAGGTCGCCTGGTTCCATCTCTCCGGTCTCTGTCTTTCAGGCTCAGAGCCTTAGATCAGATATTCATGTGGGACATTTTCCTCCCTCATGCCAACACTGGGCAAGCCCTCGCTCCTTGCAAGGGTCCTTTATCCCTTTATTCTCCTGTTCTCTTTCTAGAATTTCTACTATCTTGGTGTTATGCATGGACTGACCTCTGACTTCCTAAtcatcctccctctccctctccctctccctctccctctcataCTCCTGGGAGATTTTCTCACCATCTTCTTCCAGTCTTCCTATTCCATTTCACTTCTATTGCGTCTTCCATTTCTAaggctctttctctttctcattcatCACATGAGAGATAGTTGTTTGCCCTCTGAAGATACCGGTAGTGATGTGTGAAGTTTTCTTCTTGGTGCATGGCCCCAGGGGTTGCTTGGTTCCATCTCTCTGGTCTCTGTCCTTCAGGCTCAGAGCCTTAGATCAGATATCCAGGGACCCTGCTTGAACACTCATGACTGGGAGTGGGGACTGAGAGCTCTGCACTGGGACCCTACAGAGGGGCTTGTCCCCAGAGCTTCCGGGggctgggcaggaggatcactgctTCTAGGTCATTCCTCTTGGCTGGGGTCACTCTCCAGAAAGGACAGCTCCAATCCGGCCCGAGACCACCCTCCTGGACCCAGTGGCAAAAGACAAGGCACATCAGCCACTTTCTCCAGCCTCCCTCTCTGGGACACCGTGACCTCCTTCTCAATTACGTGGGGAAGCCTGAGACCCTGGTGTCGCCAGCTCAAAGAATATACCTCCAGTGTCCAGCTGGGGTGGAGGAGGGCTCTGAACACCTCACTGCTTCTCAGCCATTCTCGCCACTCTCTTGGGAGCTCATGCTGCTGGCCGGGTCTCGGGAGGCCTCTGCCGTGTCAATCTGGCTGTTCCCCTCTCCCCTTTTCCAGCATCAGGTCTGACTTGACCAAGGACACTCAGTCGGTGGCTCTTGTCCACTCATTCACTGACTCCTAAATGCACCTCAGGCTGCCTCCATTCCGGTTCTCCCGCTCCAGGGCTGGACGTCCCTATTTAGTCTCTTTACTGAGACTTTAGCAGGTTACAGAGAGGAGCGAGACCGGAAGCCCTGAAGCTATGACCTCCTCCTCCCTGACGCCATCCCCACCCGTGGGTCCACTCCAGGCCTGTGTCCAGGCTCACTGAGACCAGGGAAAGCCTGCCAATCCCTTCCTGAATCCCAGCACCCCTTGCCAGCAGACTCAGAATTCCATTCCACTTGGTTCAGCAAGCATTCCCCGACGCGGTGGGGCTGCAAGTGTGACAGTCTCAGGGAGTCAGCTGCTGCTGGGCCACCAGAATGGCCAGGGCCAGGGAGGGTTTCCAGGGCATGGCCATGGTCAGTGTCTCTAcagggggcaggggctggggtgcTAACATGCATGTGCCAGCACAGCTTGGGTCTGCCAGCAGCCACCAGCAGGGGGCACAAGACTGCAAAGCCAGAGGTGGACTACAGTGGGCCAGAGGGCAGTGAGGCCGAGAGCCATTTCCAAGGAGTAAGGAGATAAAAAACTTGGGAAGTTTCTAGAACAAGGGGCCCTCCCTTCACTGTGCGGTGTTGTCCACATGGCACCTGGTATAAGTCAGTGGGACCCAATTCCTCCAAGTCCTCTGACCTCTGAGGACAGACCCAGCTGTGACTGGTGCTATGAGAAAGACACACATGACAATGTCCGCCCAACTGCAGCTTGAAGGAGAGGCAGGACACCCTCCAGGCAGGGCACCCCCAGGCCAGGGCACCCCCAAACTGGAGACTTCCCAGAGGGAGCACCCTCCAGGCAGAGCATCTCCCAGGCAGGGCACCCCCAGGCCAGGGCACCCCCAAACTGGAGACTTCCCAGAGGGAGCACCCTCCAGGCAGAGCATCTCCCAGGCAGGGCACCCCCAGGCCAGGGCACCCCCAAACTGGAGACTTCCCAGAGGGAGCACCCTCCAGGCAGAGCATCTCCCAGGCAGGGCACCCCCAGGCCAGGAAACCTGCAAACTGGACACTTCCAGGGCAGGGCACCCTCCAGGCAGAGCACCCACAAGGCAGGGCACCCCCAAGCCAGGGAACCCCCGAACTGGACACTCCCA encodes the following:
- the RAMP3 gene encoding receptor activity-modifying protein 3 yields the protein METRARRRPQLFPLLLLLCGGCPRVGGCNETGMLERLPLCGKAFADMMGKVDVWKWCNLSEFIVYYESFTNCTEMEANVVGCYWPNPLAQGFITSIHRQFFSNCTMDRVRLEDPPDEILIPLIVIPVVLTVAMAGLVVWRSKRTDTLL